The following is a genomic window from Paenibacillus sp. FSL R5-0766.
GAACGAACTCATCACATTATGAAGGATACTTTGGAGGAGGATGGTTCATGAGTCGCAGAAGAAGAAGTGTCATGTCAGAGGATCTGAAGAATGAGCTCGCGAAAGACCTGGGCTTCTATGATACTGTGCAACAGGAAGGTTGGGGCGGAATTAAAGCCAAGGATGCAGGAAACATGGTGAAAAGAGCCATTCAACTTGCTGAGCAGGCTGCGCGCAAATCTTAATCCGGTTCAAGCAGACTGAAAAGCGGGGAAATCCGTCAGGAATAACCCCGCTTTTTCCCCTTAGATGTGGAATACAAATGACTTGACAGCCCCATTTTGATATAATATGTTAAGTTGTCTTAGGGAAAAGGTGAGGACGGGTGAACGCCTTGAAAATTTACGAAAAAGCGCCTGCTAAAATTAATTTGATGCTGGACGTTTTACATAAAAGAAGCGATGGATTCCATGAAGTTGAAATGATCATGACCATGGTCGATCTGGCTGATCGGCTGGAAATGTCGGAGCTGCCGCGAGATACTATTTTCATCTCCAGTCAGGCGGGTTATATCCCGCTCGACGAGAAGAATCTGGCTTTCCAGGCAGCCAGACTCATTAAGGAGCGCTATAACGTGCGTACGGGCGTCCATATTCATCTGGATAAAAAGATTCCAGTTGCAGCCGGACTTGCCGGCGGCAGCAGTGATGCAGCAGCAGCGCTGCGTGGATTGAACCGTCTGTGGCGGTTGAATATACCGGATCACGAACTGCAGGAGCTTGGAGCTGAACTCGGGTCGGATGTTCCATTCTGTATCACAGGAGGGACTGCGCTCGCTACAGGCCGTGGTGAGAAGTTAACTCCCATTCCTAATCCGCCGCAATGCTGGGTAATTCTGGCCAAGCCTCCGATTAATGTGTCTACAGCCGATGTGTACGGAAGGTTCCGCAGTGACAAGATTGTTCGTCATCCGAGTGCAGCTAAAATGGAGCAGGCTATTCGCAATCAATCATTTACGGAAGTCTGTGACCAGATGGGCAATGTGCTTGAAGATGTAACGTTGAAGCTGTATCCGGAAGTTCAGCATCTGAAGGATGCCATGATTCGATTGGGTGCAGACGGCGTGTTAATGTCCGGTAGCGGTCCAACGGTATTTGGTCTCGTTTCCAAAGAATCCAAGGTTGCCCGGATATACAATGGTCTGCGTGGGTTCTGTAAAGAAGTGTACGCTGTACGTATGTTAACGTAAAATTCGCTTTTATAATGTACAAACACGTATAAAGGTGTTATATTCTTAAATAATTATTCGGATTTGGATGTTTCCGTGATCGTGAGGATGGATCTCTGTGAAGAAGTTAAAACGAAGCGCAAGGCTGGTTGAAATGACGCAATACTTATTGTCCAGACCGCATACGGTTATTCCGTTGACCACATTTGCCGAACGTTATGGTGCCGCAAAGTCTTCAATTAGTGAAGATTTGGCGATTATCAAGGAAGTGTTCGAAGAAGGTGGGTCAGGAGAACTGAATACACTGGCTGGAGCAGCCGGGGGAGTTAGATGGATTCCGAAGGTGTCCCGAGAGCTGGCATTGGCTTTTGCAGAGCGACTCTCGACCCAGCTCGCGCAGCCTGATCGGATCTTGCCTGGAGAATACCTGTACATGTCTGATCTGCTCGGACAGCCCGCATTGATGAATGAAGCCGGCAAGATTTTTGCAACGGCCTTTGGCAACATGAATATTGATGTGGTTATGACGGTAGAAACCAAAGGAATTCCACTGGCTTATGCGACCGGAGCCCAGCTCAACCTGCCTGTCGTGCTCGTACGCAGGGACCATCAGGCTACAGAAGGATCGGCCGTAAGTATCAATTATGTATCCGGGTCCCATAAAAGTCTGCATACGATGTCCCTCTCTCGTAGGGCGATGCGTGAGCATTCCAGAGTACTTATTGTGGATGACTTCATGAAGGCCGGGGGTACGGTGCAAGGAATGATCGATCTTTTGGCCGAGTTTAATGCTACAGTTGCCGGGGTAGGGGTACTGGTGGAATCTGGTTCTGTAGATTCAGAAGAACGCCTGTTAACAGATTACGTATCTCTGGCGAAACTGACAGCGGTTGATGCCAAGAGCAGACAGATTTCCGTCAAGCCTGGCAACTATTTTGACCTGTAGAAAGATGACGAATGTTATGTCGTTAAAAGGTCTTTTCCATCGACCTGGCACTAACGTTGTCGAATTGTGTATTAAATAAAAAAATTCCTGAAATTAGGAAATTTTTGTGGTTATAAAAAGAAGGAGTTCGTATATGCTGTGTGGAATTATACACCAAGTTCTGATGGAAAAAGGTGGTGAACACACACATGCAAATTACGGATGTCAGACTCCGCCGTGTTAACTCGGAGGGGAGAATGAAGGCTATCGCATCCATTACCATCGATAACGAATTCGTCGTTCATGACATTCGTGTCATTGATGGTAACAACGGAATGTTTGTTGCTATGCCGAGCAAACGTACTCCTGATGGAGAGTTCCGTGATATCGCCCACCCGATCTCTTCCGGTACGCGTGAGAAGATTCAGGCAGCAGTTTTGACTGAATACGATCGTGCAGCAACTGAGGAAGAAGTCATTGAAGAAGGTGCCTGAGAACATTATTGGGGTTCGAAGGAAAAGAGAGCCATGTCTTATGGCTCTCTTTTCTTTTTGACCGGAATAAGATATATTCAGTATTGAGTTTATTAGCAGAGAACAAAAAGCGCATCGTGCGCTTGGTGGCAGGGCGGCATCTTAGGAATCATTGGGATTCGGTTAAGCTCGCAGGTACACGGCGTATACATATAGGTCACGATTCGTTGGTGTCCGCGTTGTTACGTGTGATTACAGAGACAGCAGGCGATGAACAGGACCGGCTTGAAGCCGGCTGAACGATACTCATTGGATATAGATCAGCAATGCATTTCAATGGGATTTTCAGAACAGGAGGTCGTTAATTTTGAAACGAATGGCAATCGTTCTTGCCGCAGGGCAAGGAAAACGAATGAAATCAAAATTGTACAAAGTACTGCATCCCGTATGCGGTAAACCTATGGTTGGACATGTGCTGGATGCAGCGCTCAGCGCAGGCGTTGAACGCAGTGTAGTTGTAGTCGGTCATGGTGCCGAAGCGGTGCAGTCATTTTTGGGTTCGAGAGCAGAGTATGCACTCCAGGCGGAACAACTGGGTACAGGTCATGCAGTACAGCAAGTTAAATCCTTGCTTGGCGGCGAAGCAGGATCCACAATTGTGGTCTGTGGGGATACACCGCTCGTGACTCGTGAGACATTGGAAGGTCTGATGAATCACAATGAGAGTCGCGGGGCAGCAGCGACAGTACTTACGGCTCAGTTGGACAATCCCAAAGGTTACGGCCGAGTAATACGTGGAGAAGATGGTTCCGTACAGCGGATCGTAGAACAGAAGGATTGCAACGAACAGGAAGATGCTGTGAATGAGATTAACACGGGCACATACTGTTTCAATAATGCAAAATTGTTCGCTGCGCTGGATAAGGTAACGAACCAGAACGCTCAGGGAGAATATTATCTCACAGACGTAATCGGCATTTTGCGTAATGATGGAGATGTGGTCGAGGCTTACATGTCGGATGACATCGCAGAATCCATCGGGGTTAACGACCGACTTGCACTTTCGCAAGCCGAAGCCTTCATGCGTGAACGTCTCGCCGTACGCCATATGTTGAACGGTGTTACAATCATTGATCCGTCATCGACATATATCGGAGCGGATGTTACGATTGGATCAGATACAGTTTTGTATCCGGGGACGATTCTCAAAGGCACAACTTCCATTGGTGAAGCATGCCATATTGGTCCTCAGGCAGATGTGGAAGACAGCGTTATTCAGGACGGAGTTACGATTAAACATTCGGTAGTATCCAATGCCGAGGTTGGTTCTGATGCAACGGTTGGTCCATTTGCTAATTTGCGTCCAGGGACTAAACTGGGTCGCAACGTAAAAATTGGTGACTTTGTTGAAGTGAAAAATGCTACAATTGATGAAGGTTCCAAAGTATCTCATCTCAGCTATATTGGAGATGCCAAAGTAGGGAAAAACGTAAATGTTGGATGCGGGGCAATAACTGTCAATTATGATGGTTATAATAAAGCTGTGACAACGATTGAAGATGATGCTTTTGTAGGCAGCAACGTCAATCTGATTGCACCGATTACGGTAGGAAAAGGCGCTTATGTGGTTGCTGGCTCCACCGTTACCCATTCCGTTCCCGAGAATGATCTGGCCATTGCTCGTCCACGTCAGGAGAATAAACCTGGTTATGCGGAGAAGATTCGCGGACGTGCCAAAGCCAAGAAACAAAATGCCAAACCCCAATAAGGGGTTTTGATAACAAGATTGCCTCCCGAAGATCCGGGAGGTGCCGACATGTCGCAGACGCTTATTGATTCCAATGAACCAGCACGGAGGGTTTTTATTTTATGACTTATTTTGATTCGAAATTAAAAATATTTACTTGCAATTCTAACCCCAAGCTTGCCCATCAAATTGCTGATTATATCGGGATCCCTATGGGTGAATCTCACACAACCAGCTTTAGTGATGGCGAGATTCAAGTGAAACTCTCCGAGAGTGTTCGGGGTTGTCACGTTTATATCGTGCAGTCCACTTGCTTGCCGGTTAATGATAACCTGATGGAAATGCTCGTTATGATTGATGCACTCAAACGGGCATCTGCCAAGACGATTAACGTCGTTATTCCTTACTATGGCTATGCAAGACAGGATCGCAAGGCACGTTCGCGTGACCCGATTACAGCGAAACTGGTTGCTAACCTGATTGAAAAAGCGGGTGCAACCCGTGTCATCGCGATGGACTTGCATGCAATGCAGATCCAGGGATTCTTCGACATTCCGGTTGACCATTTGCTTGGCGTGCCAATTCTGGCCCAATATTTCCGGTCGAAACAGATCGAAAATCCGGTTGTTGTGTCGCCTGACCACGGTGGCGTAGTGCGCGCACGTAAACTGGCTGATTTCCTGAATGCACCCCTGGCGATTATCGATAAACGTCGTCCTGAGCCAAATGTGAGCGAAGTGATGAACATTATTGGTAACATCGAGGGTAAAACAGCTATCCTGATCGATGACATTATTGACACGGCGGGAACGATTGTACTGGGAGCGAATGCTCTGATGGAAGGCGGCGTAAAAGAAGTATACGCGTGCTGTACTCACCCGGTATTGTCCGGACCTGCGATGGAACGTTTGGAGAATGCACCATTGAAGGAAGTCATCGTAACGGATACCATTCCAATTACGCATGCTAATCCGACAAGCAAACTCAAAGTGTTGTCTGTAGCGCCTTTGCTCGGAGAAGCGATTATCCGGGTTCATGAGGAATTGTCAATCAGCAAGCTGTTTGAAATTGAATAAGGATGTCTGCATAAAGTAGTAGAGGGGTTACGTTTTCCGGCTCAATGGAAAATGTAACCCCTGTCGGCGTGCCGTTTTATTAAAAGTGAAACAGACGCTGGTCAGTCCATATAATTTGAACTACTACTTTACACAATAACGGAGAGGGCAGAAAAGATCTGAAGAAGTGAAGCGTTCGCCTTTATCACCGGATTTTCCCTTTGAAAAGGGAATAAAAAAAATCTGGGGATAACAGCGATCGGAAGATGTTTCTGCACGCGCAGTGATCCAGTGTAAAATGGTTCGTTCATCTTATATGGTTAATACCCGGGGCGGGAGATAAATCGGAAACGACGCCGATGAAAAAGCGTGTTGGCAATTTCAACGAATTGATTATCGAAACGTGTGATTAGACCAATCTCAATATGGGTGTCGCGGTCGTATACCTGTACAGGTACGTGATATTCGAGATGATAGATAAAATCGCTATGTTGAGTCAGTTGTCCATTGTCTTCGCGCAAAACCCGCTCACCTTCCTGGGTCGATAAAATATTAACTGTGAACACTACAGTAAATCGATCTTTACTTTCCTGATATTATATGAAATATAACATTCGAAGTCTATGCCTCACCTCAAGCTAATCCGAAGGAGGGAACAAGATGAAGTGGATTGTCGGACTTGGAAATCCAGGCTCGAACTATGCCAAAACCCGTCATAATATCGGTTTTATGGCACTGGATCGGTTGGCTGATCGTCATAATATCTCCATTACACAGAATAAATGTAAGGCGCTGATTGGAGAAGGCAATATTGGCGGTGTGAAAACCGTACTGATCAAACCAATGACCTATATGAACTTGTCTGGTGAATCGGTTCGAGCATATATGGATTTTTATAAAGTTAGTCTTGAAGATCTGATTGTTGTGTACGACGACATGGATACAGAGATTGGCAAAGTCAGATTGCGTTATCAAGGTAGTGCAGGCGGACATAATGGAATCAAGTCCATTATTCAGCATACCGGTACACAGCAGTTTAACCGCGTACGCATGGGAATATCCCGGCCCGAACCAGGACATGCCATTGTTGATTATGTACTGTCGACATTCATGAAGAAAGAAAAAGAAGCCCTGGATCAGACCATTGAGCAAACGTGTGATGCTCTGGAGCATAGCTTGACTCATACGTTTGAACAAACAATGGCGAAGTTTAACGGTTAATTTTGTAAGACATACTGGTAAAATGATCATAAAAGACGGGTTCGATTCAGCCATACTGGACATACTGGATGTATAAACCATGTTCAGGAGGCATAAACATGTCAGTGAATTACGTATGTCGGCATTGCCGTACCTTTATTGGACGAATCGATTCTGCCCGGATAACGGAAGTAGAACTCGGCTTTCATTTCTTGACCCCCGACGAGCGGAGGGATATAATAGCGTATAATTCCGGTGGTGACATTACCGTTCGGATTACATGTGATTACTGTAAGGAAGCCCTGGAGCACAATCCGGAGCTTAGCCTGCTCGCGAGTCCGCTTCAGTAGACATCGCCTGTACAGGATCGAATGACAGTTGAGGGCGGTTGCGTAATAACGCTCCACCTTTTATAGCCTTGGCAGCCTGCTGAGGCTTCTTTTCAGTTGGCATGAAAGTCATGGCTATCTCGAAATCAGGCCCAGCCGCATCAACAGATGTGGCAATGTTGCGAGTAATCCGATATGATGAAACAGGACAAAAAGGAATTTGTATCCATTTTAATAGTGATGCTACGCGTATGCGTGAGATAATCAAGTAAGTTATAAGAGAGGTGCCCCTTTTGTTACAAGCACTTATACAGGCTTTTTCCAAAGATCCGGACTTCGGATCCATTACAGCCGGAATCAAGTCCGGCATGAAGGAACAATTGGTTTCGGGTTTATCCGGCTCGGCGCGTCAGATTATGCTGGCTGCCTTGCATCAGGAAATGAACCGACCATTGCTCGTAGTAACACATAATATGTTTTCAGCTCAAAAAATTGCAGAAGATTTACAGGAAGCGCTTTCACCTGATCAGGTGTTGATCTATCCTGCCAACGAACTTGTCGCTGCGGAAGCTGCTGTTTCCAGCCCGGAAACATTGGGTCAGCGTATTGATGTGTTGGTCCGCTGCGCCCAGGGATTCAGGGGCGTTGTTGTTATTCCTTTTTCCGGGGTAAGACGTTATGTTCCACTTCCGGAAGTGATGGCCAATGCTCGAATTTTGATTAAACAGGGCAACACACTTCAACTGGACTCCTTCCTGCTGGAGATGGTAAAGCTCGGATATGAGCGTGTGGAACGCGTGGAATCTCGTGGTGAGATGAGTGTACGCGGAGGTATCATCGACTTCTATCCGGTTACTTCATCGATCGCATATCGAGTGGAGTTATTTGATGACGAAATCGATTCCATTCGGACATTTGATCCAGCAGATCAACGCTCGATTGAACGGATTGAAGAAATTACGGTTTTACCATGCAAGGAGTTAATTGCAGATCGTGAACGTATGGAAAAGGCTGCCGACGCGGCTGCTCTTTTGCTGGAGCAACAGCTGGAGAAAATGACGGACCGGCAGGCGAAGTTGCGTCTTCGTGAGGAAATTCACCGGGAGATTGAGCTTTTGCGGGAACACGTGTATTTCTCCGAAATGTATAAATATATTTCTCCGCTCTATCCGGAGAACAAAACGATCTACGACTATATGCCAGAAGATACCCTGCTGGTTCTTGATGAGCCTGCCAGACTATCGGAGACATCGAAACAGCTCGACCGTGATGAATCAGAGTGGAACCTGCATTTGATGCAAAACGGAAAAACACTTCCGGATCTTCCATTATCCGCAGACGGTGATGAACTCTTGTATGAGCGTCCATTCCAGACGCTGTTTATGTCGATCTTTTTGCGCCAAGTTCCACATACCCAACCACAGAACATTCTGAACTTCATCAGTCGTGGCATGCAGGATTTCCATGGACAGATGAACGTACTGAAGGCAGAGATGGAGCGCTGGCAGAAGGCCGGAGTTCAAGTACTCATGCTGGCGAACGGTGAGGAACGACTCGAGCGGATGCGCCGGGTACTGATGGACTATGATATTCCAGAGCCAGAGATGATGATCGGTAACTTGCAAACGGGATTTGAAATGCCGTCCATTCATTTGGCTGTTGTGACCGAGGGCGAGATGTTCTCGCAAAAACAACGTAAAGTACGCAAACCGATTCGGAATGTAGATAATGCTGAACGGATCAAATCCTATAGCGAGCTAAAAGTGGGCGATTATGTCGTTCACCAGAACCACGGGATTGGTAAGTACCTGGGGATCGGCACCCTCGAGGTTGGCGGTATTCATAAGGACTACATGCATATTCTCTATGCGGGTGGAGACAAACTGTCTGTACCTATTGAGCAGATCGATCTGATTCAGAAATATGTTGGTTCCGAAGAAAAAGAACCGAAAATATACAAGCTGGGCGGCAATGAGTGGACACGGGTTAAAAATAAAGTCCGCACATCCGTACAGGATATTGCTGATGATCTAATTAAGCTGTATGCAGAGCGTCAGACCTCCAAAGGGTTTGGATTCGACAAGGATTCCGCGGAGCAGCAGGAGTTTGAGGACATGTTCCCTTACGATGAGACACGTGATCAGGTGCGTGCGATCGAAGAAATCAAAAAGGACATGGAACAAAACCGTCCAATGGATCGTTTATTGTGTGGGGATGTTGGTTACGGCAAAACCGAGGTCGCTATTCGGGCTGCATTTAAAGCAGCTATTGAAGGCAAACAGGTGGCTGTACTCGTGCCAACAACCATTTTGGCACAGCAGCATTTTGAGACGTTCCGTGAGCGTTTCTCCGGTTATCCGTTCAACATTCATGTGCTTAGCCGGTTCCGCTCCCGTAAAGAGCAGAATGAAACAGCCAAAGGCATCAAGGCAGGCACAGTGGATATTGTCATCGGGACGCATCGATTGCTGTCGCAGGATCTGGTGTTCAAGGACCTGGGACTGCTCATTGTTGATGAAGAACAGCGCTTCGGTGTAACCCATAAGGAAAAACTGAAGAAGCTGAAAACCAATGTGGACGTGCTGACGCTGACGGCAACGCCGATTCCGCGTACGCTTCATATGTCCATGCTGGGTGTGCGTGATCTGTCCGTTATCGAGACTCCACCAGAGAATCGTTTCCCGGTGCAGACCTATGTGGTTGAACACAGCCAGGCGCTTGTACGTGAAGCGATTGAGCGTGAGCTTGCCCGTGGTGGGCAAGTGTATTACCTCTACAACCGTGTTCAGGGAATCCAGGAGATGGCAGCCGAAATTTCTGAACTTGTGCCTGAAGCCAAAGTTGGTGTAGGACATGGTCAGATGTCGGAAACAGAGCTGGAGAAAACGATTCTGGACTTCCTGGATGGTGAATATGACGTGCTTGTGAGCACAAGTATCATCGAGACCGGGGTAGATATTCCAAACGTAAATACACTGATCGTACATGATGCGGATAAAATGGGACTCTCCCAGCTGTATCAACTGCGCGGACGTGTGGGTCGTTCCAACCGTATTGCGTATGCCTATTTTACGTACCAACGGGATAAAGTGCTTACTGAAGTTGCTGAGAAACGTTTGCAATCAATCAAGGAATTCACCGAACTGGGTTCAGGATTCAAAATTGCCATGCGTGACTTGTCAATTCGTGGTGCGGGAAATCTGCTAGGAGCGGAGCAGCATGGTTTCATCGCTT
Proteins encoded in this region:
- a CDS encoding small, acid-soluble spore protein, alpha/beta type; translated protein: MSRRRRSVMSEDLKNELAKDLGFYDTVQQEGWGGIKAKDAGNMVKRAIQLAEQAARKS
- the ispE gene encoding 4-(cytidine 5'-diphospho)-2-C-methyl-D-erythritol kinase is translated as MKIYEKAPAKINLMLDVLHKRSDGFHEVEMIMTMVDLADRLEMSELPRDTIFISSQAGYIPLDEKNLAFQAARLIKERYNVRTGVHIHLDKKIPVAAGLAGGSSDAAAALRGLNRLWRLNIPDHELQELGAELGSDVPFCITGGTALATGRGEKLTPIPNPPQCWVILAKPPINVSTADVYGRFRSDKIVRHPSAAKMEQAIRNQSFTEVCDQMGNVLEDVTLKLYPEVQHLKDAMIRLGADGVLMSGSGPTVFGLVSKESKVARIYNGLRGFCKEVYAVRMLT
- the purR gene encoding pur operon repressor produces the protein MKKLKRSARLVEMTQYLLSRPHTVIPLTTFAERYGAAKSSISEDLAIIKEVFEEGGSGELNTLAGAAGGVRWIPKVSRELALAFAERLSTQLAQPDRILPGEYLYMSDLLGQPALMNEAGKIFATAFGNMNIDVVMTVETKGIPLAYATGAQLNLPVVLVRRDHQATEGSAVSINYVSGSHKSLHTMSLSRRAMREHSRVLIVDDFMKAGGTVQGMIDLLAEFNATVAGVGVLVESGSVDSEERLLTDYVSLAKLTAVDAKSRQISVKPGNYFDL
- the spoVG gene encoding septation regulator SpoVG — its product is MQITDVRLRRVNSEGRMKAIASITIDNEFVVHDIRVIDGNNGMFVAMPSKRTPDGEFRDIAHPISSGTREKIQAAVLTEYDRAATEEEVIEEGA
- the glmU gene encoding bifunctional UDP-N-acetylglucosamine diphosphorylase/glucosamine-1-phosphate N-acetyltransferase GlmU, encoding MKRMAIVLAAGQGKRMKSKLYKVLHPVCGKPMVGHVLDAALSAGVERSVVVVGHGAEAVQSFLGSRAEYALQAEQLGTGHAVQQVKSLLGGEAGSTIVVCGDTPLVTRETLEGLMNHNESRGAAATVLTAQLDNPKGYGRVIRGEDGSVQRIVEQKDCNEQEDAVNEINTGTYCFNNAKLFAALDKVTNQNAQGEYYLTDVIGILRNDGDVVEAYMSDDIAESIGVNDRLALSQAEAFMRERLAVRHMLNGVTIIDPSSTYIGADVTIGSDTVLYPGTILKGTTSIGEACHIGPQADVEDSVIQDGVTIKHSVVSNAEVGSDATVGPFANLRPGTKLGRNVKIGDFVEVKNATIDEGSKVSHLSYIGDAKVGKNVNVGCGAITVNYDGYNKAVTTIEDDAFVGSNVNLIAPITVGKGAYVVAGSTVTHSVPENDLAIARPRQENKPGYAEKIRGRAKAKKQNAKPQ
- a CDS encoding ribose-phosphate diphosphokinase codes for the protein MTYFDSKLKIFTCNSNPKLAHQIADYIGIPMGESHTTSFSDGEIQVKLSESVRGCHVYIVQSTCLPVNDNLMEMLVMIDALKRASAKTINVVIPYYGYARQDRKARSRDPITAKLVANLIEKAGATRVIAMDLHAMQIQGFFDIPVDHLLGVPILAQYFRSKQIENPVVVSPDHGGVVRARKLADFLNAPLAIIDKRRPEPNVSEVMNIIGNIEGKTAILIDDIIDTAGTIVLGANALMEGGVKEVYACCTHPVLSGPAMERLENAPLKEVIVTDTIPITHANPTSKLKVLSVAPLLGEAIIRVHEELSISKLFEIE
- the pth gene encoding aminoacyl-tRNA hydrolase — translated: MKWIVGLGNPGSNYAKTRHNIGFMALDRLADRHNISITQNKCKALIGEGNIGGVKTVLIKPMTYMNLSGESVRAYMDFYKVSLEDLIVVYDDMDTEIGKVRLRYQGSAGGHNGIKSIIQHTGTQQFNRVRMGISRPEPGHAIVDYVLSTFMKKEKEALDQTIEQTCDALEHSLTHTFEQTMAKFNG
- a CDS encoding anti-sigma-F factor Fin family protein, whose protein sequence is MSVNYVCRHCRTFIGRIDSARITEVELGFHFLTPDERRDIIAYNSGGDITVRITCDYCKEALEHNPELSLLASPLQ
- the mfd gene encoding transcription-repair coupling factor, translating into MLQALIQAFSKDPDFGSITAGIKSGMKEQLVSGLSGSARQIMLAALHQEMNRPLLVVTHNMFSAQKIAEDLQEALSPDQVLIYPANELVAAEAAVSSPETLGQRIDVLVRCAQGFRGVVVIPFSGVRRYVPLPEVMANARILIKQGNTLQLDSFLLEMVKLGYERVERVESRGEMSVRGGIIDFYPVTSSIAYRVELFDDEIDSIRTFDPADQRSIERIEEITVLPCKELIADRERMEKAADAAALLLEQQLEKMTDRQAKLRLREEIHREIELLREHVYFSEMYKYISPLYPENKTIYDYMPEDTLLVLDEPARLSETSKQLDRDESEWNLHLMQNGKTLPDLPLSADGDELLYERPFQTLFMSIFLRQVPHTQPQNILNFISRGMQDFHGQMNVLKAEMERWQKAGVQVLMLANGEERLERMRRVLMDYDIPEPEMMIGNLQTGFEMPSIHLAVVTEGEMFSQKQRKVRKPIRNVDNAERIKSYSELKVGDYVVHQNHGIGKYLGIGTLEVGGIHKDYMHILYAGGDKLSVPIEQIDLIQKYVGSEEKEPKIYKLGGNEWTRVKNKVRTSVQDIADDLIKLYAERQTSKGFGFDKDSAEQQEFEDMFPYDETRDQVRAIEEIKKDMEQNRPMDRLLCGDVGYGKTEVAIRAAFKAAIEGKQVAVLVPTTILAQQHFETFRERFSGYPFNIHVLSRFRSRKEQNETAKGIKAGTVDIVIGTHRLLSQDLVFKDLGLLIVDEEQRFGVTHKEKLKKLKTNVDVLTLTATPIPRTLHMSMLGVRDLSVIETPPENRFPVQTYVVEHSQALVREAIERELARGGQVYYLYNRVQGIQEMAAEISELVPEAKVGVGHGQMSETELEKTILDFLDGEYDVLVSTSIIETGVDIPNVNTLIVHDADKMGLSQLYQLRGRVGRSNRIAYAYFTYQRDKVLTEVAEKRLQSIKEFTELGSGFKIAMRDLSIRGAGNLLGAEQHGFIASVGFDLYSQMLAEEINKRKVTMLGEEPVPSDQWNTTLDLSIDAYLPSDYIYDSIQKIEIYKKVAVIASFDDAMELEDELVDRFGDLPEAVNNLLAVARMKVYGKIYGIESISQRGEDITVKFYEGREHAFELSKIAHIGNQFERRVQFEQGPHMLIHAKGKGLGDKQLMELVEKILESMKTAFKSKGELKDVTKV